A single window of Sphaerodactylus townsendi isolate TG3544 linkage group LG03, MPM_Stown_v2.3, whole genome shotgun sequence DNA harbors:
- the CHDH gene encoding choline dehydrogenase, mitochondrial, which yields MSYLLNRVQACCFSKQKHGIGELLIKADMLKKIFSVQKLKTTHSFSQNSSRDVDSFTYVIVGAGSAGCVLANRLTEDHDNTVKLLEAGPKDTLFHSKRLLWKIHMPAALTYNLCDERYNWYYHTTPQKHMDNRIMYWPRGRVWGGSSSLNAMVYIRGHAEDYNRWSKEGAVGWDYEFCLPYFKKAQTHELGADLYRGGNGPLHVSRGKTNNPLHHAFLDAAQQAGYPFTDDMNGFQQEGFGWMDMTIHQGQRWNTASAYLRPALSRPNMSAEENTLVTKILFEGTKAIGIEYVKDGEKRRVFANKEVILSAGAINSPQLLMLSGVGNASDLKKLGISVVCHLSGVGQNLQDHLEVYIQQKCTQPLTLYKAQKPLNMIKIGLEWLWKFTGDGATAHLETGGFIRSRAGVPHPDIQFHFLPSQVIDHGRTASQLEAYQVHIGPMRSTSVGWLKLKSSDPRDHPILEANYLSTETDIFEFRQCVKLAREIFAQKPFEQYRGPEIQPGSHVQSDEEIDAFIRQKADSAYHPSCTCKMGQSSDSTAVVDPQTKVIGTENLRVVDASIMPSIVSGNLNAPTIMVAEKAADIIKGLPSLQEKNVPVYKPKTVETQR from the exons ATGTCTTATTTACTTAATAGAGTTCAGGCATGttgtttttcaaagcaaaagcaTGGAATAGGAGAATTATTAATTAAAGCAGATATGCTGAAAAAAATCTTCAGtgtccaaaaactgaaaactacTCATTCATTTTCTCAAAATAGTTCAAGGGACGTGGACAGTTTTACTTATGTAATTGTTGGAGCTGGATCTGCTGGATGTGTGTTAGCCAACCGACTGACTGAAGATCATGACAACACTGTTAAGCTACTAGAAGCAGGACCAAAAGATACGCTCTTTCACAGCAAACGATTATTGTGGAAGATTCACATGCCTGCTGCATTAACCTACAATCTCTGTGATGAGAGATATAATTGGTATTACCATACAACCCCACAAAAGCACATGGATAATCGAATTATGTACTGGCCCAGAGGAAGAGTGTGGGGTGGCTCTTCATCCCTCAATGCCATGGTATATATTCGGGGCCATGCAGAAGATTATAACAGGTGGAGTAAGGAAGGGGCTGTTGGATGGGATTATGAATTTTGTTTACCTTATTTCAAGAAAGCACAAACTCATGAGCTGGGTGCTGATCTTTATCGAGGTGGGAATGGTCCACTTCATGTGTCCAGGGGAAAAACTAACAATCCCCTTCACCATGCATTCTTGGATGCAGCCCAGCAGGCTGGATATCCTTTCACAGATGATATGAATGGTTTTCAGCAAGAAGGCTTTGGCTGGATGGATATGACCATACACCAAG GTCAAAGATGGAACACAGCCAGTGCTTACCTTCGTCCTGCTTTATCGCGTCCAAACATGTCAGCAGAGGAAAATACACTTGTAACAAAAATTTTATTTGAAGGGACAAAAGCCATCGGCATCGAGTATGTTAAAGATGGGGAAAAGAGAAGG GTTTTTGCCAATAAGGAAGTTATTTTAAGTGCAGGTGCTATAAATTCCCCACAGTTGCTTATGCTGTCTGGAGTTGGCAATGCAAGTGACCTCAAAAAATTAGGAATCTCTGTTGTTTGTCATCTTTCAG GAGTTGGCCAAAATCTTCAAGACCATTTAGAAGTGTATATACAACAGAAGTGCACTCAGCCTCTAACTCTCTATAAAGCACAGAAACCTCTTAATATGATAAAGATTGGTCTTGAATGGTTGTGGAAATTTACTG GTGATGGTGCCACTGCTCATTTAGAAACTGGGGGATTTATCAGAAGTCGAGCAGGAGTTCCTCATCCAGATATTCAGTtccacttccttccttctcaggTGATTGACCATGGACGTACTGCTTCTCAGCTGGAAGCATACCAG GTTCATATTGGTCCCATGAGGAGTACAAGTGTGGGGTGGCTGAAGCTGAAAAGTTCGGACCCCAGGGATCATCCCATCCTTGAAGCAAACTATTTGTCAACAG aAACAGACATCTTTGAATTCCGCCAGTGTGTCAAGTTAGCTAGAGAGATATTTGCTCAGAAGCCCTTTGAACAGTACCGTGGGCCTGAAATTCAACCAGGAAGCCATGTGCAATCTGATGAAGAGATAGATGCTTTCATAAGGCAAAAAGCAGACAGTGCCTATCATCCTTCATGCACTTGTAAAATGGGACAGAGTTCTGATTCTACAGCTGTGGTGGATCCTCAGACAAAAGTTATAGGA